Proteins from a genomic interval of Rosa chinensis cultivar Old Blush chromosome 2, RchiOBHm-V2, whole genome shotgun sequence:
- the LOC112183965 gene encoding LOW QUALITY PROTEIN: peroxidase 31-like (The sequence of the model RefSeq protein was modified relative to this genomic sequence to represent the inferred CDS: inserted 1 base in 1 codon) — protein sequence MPPEQAHPPIPPRTPPSFPSSPGPTTPARFPVIGGFYKRYSTRSLIPVKPSLTHSVPHHSKTKLPTLSAQKNQKPPHSSAMAVLGFLIFFLTLLSTSFPTESRLYTNFYDKSCPRFTQIVQDIVTNKQISXPTTAAGTLRLFFHDCIHNGCDASILVSSTPFNKAERDADINLSLPGDAFDVVVRAKTALELACPNTVSCADILAVATRDLVTMMGGPYYNVPLGRRDGKSSRAAAVEGTLPRPAMPVSQLIRVFGSRGFSVQEMVALSGAHTIGFSHCTEFTAAIYNYSRESQSDPEYNPRYAAGLRNACADVQKNPTLSVFNDVMTPNKFDNAYFQNLPKGLGLLKSDHALFNDPRTRPFVELYAKDQNSFFYAFARAMEKLSVYGIQTGRKGEIRHRCDEFN from the exons ATGCCACCTGAACAGGCTCACCCCCCAATACCACCAAGGACACCCCCGTCATTTCCCTCCTCTCCGGGTCCCACCACTCCCGCACGCTTTCCCGTGATTGGTGGTTTCTACAAACGTTACTCTACCCGGTCCCTCATCCCCGTAAAACCCTCTCTCACTCACTCTGTTCCACACCACTCTAAAACAAAGCTTCCAACTCTTTCAGctcagaaaaaccaaaaacctccACACAGCTCAGCCATGGCGGTGTTGGGATTCCTCATTTTCTTCCTCACGCTCTTATCGACCTCCTTCCCCACCGAATCCAGACTCTACACTAACTTCTACGACAAGTCGTGCCCGAGATTCACCCAGATTGTCCAGGACATTGTCACCAACAAGCAGATCT ACCCCACCACGGCCGCCGGAACCCTCCGCCTCTTCTTCCACGACTGCATCCACAACGGCTGCGACGCCTCCATCCTGGTCTCCTCCACCCCCTTCAACAAGGCCGAGCGCGACGCCGACATCAACCTCTCCCTCCCCGGCGACGCCTTCGACGTCGTCGTCCGCGCCAAGACCGCCCTCGAGCTCGCCTGCCCCAACACCGTCTCCTGCGCCGACATCCTCGCCGTCGCCACCCGCGACCTCGTCACCATGATGGGCGGCCCTTACTACAACGTCCCCCTCGGCCGCCGCGACGGCAAGTCGTCCCGCGCCGCCGCCGTCGAGGGCACCCTGCCCCGACCCGCCATGCCCGTCTCCCAGCTCATCCGGGTCTTCGGATCCAGAGGCTTCTCGGTTCAGGAAATGGTCGCCCTCAGCGGGGCCCACACCATCGGATTCTCCCACTGTACGGAGTTCACCGCGGCGATCTACAACTACAGCCGGGAGTCGCAGTCCGACCCGGAGTACAACCCGAGATACGCGGCCGGGTTGCGGAATGCATGCGCCGATGTCCAGAAGAACCCGACTCTGTCGGTGTTTAACGACGTCATGACGCCGAACAAGTTCGACAATGCGTATTTCCAGAACCTTCCTAAGGGATTGGGGCTGTTGAAGTCGGATCATGCTCTGTTTAACGACCCGAGAACTAGGCCGTTTGTGGAGCTTTATGCCAAGGATCAGAACAGCTTCTTCTACGCGTTTGCGAGAGCCATGGAGAAGTTGAGTGTGTATGGGATTCAGACTGGGAGGAAAGGAGAGATTAGGCACAGATGCGATGagtttaattaa
- the LOC112188366 gene encoding senescence-associated carboxylesterase 101 isoform X2: protein MTINQFSSGLESANFVLTSDPVHQAWSAIEKQKQINPNAELSLFSEIQPENPTIIAFGTPPGSLQGQEGLVSLSKLKQDNFAHFEFLCNKTNPSFSLNQAAIKLFQSQYRELLQLKEKLVENSKSKTPSLVIITGQSVGGSVATLFTLWLLQGLNLSKAKRPLCVTFGSPLVGDKHLQECVLQFSTWKSCFLHIVSNQDPTPQLFISRNPGYYKPFGTFLLCSASGCACFEDPDIILEQLVKTNSQNQQCHYGKILGDLKCKALCSVLKSTEAERDSLQASLITQLQAIGILSQPSTEIQSLILRMKKHETKLLIQKKKISDSDKKLNEMKVYMAFLEWYKKDSKKHKIGYYDRYRNQGNISDVNVNEYKKKLMNYWEDSVAEVENKPQIEGAYFRVRWLWAGTNYRRMVEPLNIADYYRDGGKNYKSDGKRPKQFILLEDWLTKVVKPEATPSKSKKETVGSSLNEDSCFWAHVEEARSLCKLVKNGSVEEKERAVQELKNFEADVYGSLKNYALSPEIFLEKSSFMQWWKEYKGVVEQPYSSLLLEFMKDRNYEAYKEGKF from the exons ATGACCATCAACCA ATTCAGCAGCGGTTTGGAATCGGCGAACTTTGTGTTGACCTCTGATCCAGTTCACCAGGCTTGGAGTGCAATCGAGAAACAAAAACAGATCAATCCAAATGCAGAGCTGTCTCTGTTCAGTGAAATCCAACCAGAAAATCCTACCATCATAGCTTTTGGAACTCCACCCGGCTCTCTTCAAGGACAAGAAGGCTTGGTTTCATTGTCAAAACTCAAACAAGACAACTTTGCTCACTTTGAGTTCTTGTGCAACAAAACCAACCCAAGTTTCTCCCTCAATCAAGCAGCAATCAAACTCTTTCAGTCACAATACCGTGAGCTACTTCAACTGAAAGAAAAG TTGGTAGAGAATAGCAAAAGCAAAACCCCTTCATTAGTAATCATCACTGGACAATCTGTTGGAGGTAGTGTGGCTACACTCTTCACTCTGTGGCTGCTACAAGGCCTCAACTTGTCAAAAGCCAAACGGCCCCTTTGCGTTACTTTTGGTTCTCCCCTTGTTGGAGATAAACACCTCCAAGAATGTGTGTTACAATTCTCAACATGGAAGTCTTGCTTCTTGCATATTGTCTCTAACCAAGATCCTACACCTCAACTTTTTATATCACGAAATCCGGGTTATTATAAGCCATTTGGGACATTCCTATTATGCTCAGCTTCCGGTTGTGCTTGCTTTGAGGACCCAGATATCATTTTGGAACAGTTGGTGAAAACAAACTCTCAAAATCAACAGTGCCATTATGGAAAAATTTTGGGAGATCTCAAGTGCAAGGCGTTGTGTAGTGTTCTCAAGTCTACTGAAGCAGAAAGAGATTCACTTCAAGCAAGCCTTATCACACAACTTCAAGCAATTGGAATTCTCTCGCAG CCAAGTACAGAGATCCAGAGTCTGATTCTGAGGATGAAGAAACATGAAACGAAGTTACtaattcagaagaagaagatttcgGATTCGGACAAGAAGTTGAATGAAATGAAAGTTTACATGGCCTTTTTGGAGTGGTACAAGAAAGACTccaaaaaacacaaaatagGATACTATGACAGGTACAGAAACCAAGGGAACATAAGTGACGTCAATGTTAATGAGTATAAGAAAAAGCTGATGAACTACTGGGAGGATTCTGTCGCAGAAGTAGAGAACAAGCCTCAGATAGAAGGAGCTTATTTTCGGGTTCGTTGGCTTTGGGCAGGCACAAACTACAGAAGGATGGTTGAGCCACTTAACATTGCAGACTACTACAGGGATGGTGGAAAGAACTATAAATCTGATGGGAAAAGGCCTAAACAGTTCATTCTGTTGGAGGACTGGTTGACGAAGGTAGTCAAACCTGAAGCTACCCCAAGCAAATCAAAAAAAGAGACAGTGGGGTCTAGTTTGAATGAGGATTCTTGTTTCTGGGCACATGTTGAAGAAGCTCGCAGCTTATGCAAACTAGTGAAGAACGGATCAGTTGAAGAGAAAGAACGTGCAGTGCAAGAATTGAAAAACTTCGAGGCGGATGTGTATGGTTCCCTTAAGAACTATGCATTGTCTCCGGAGATTTTCTTGGAGAAGAGCAGTTTTATGCAGTGGTGGAAGGAGTACAAGGGAGTTGTTGAGCAGCCCTACTCCTCATTGCTGCTGGAATTCATGAAGGATCGCAATTACGAGGCGTATAAGGAAGGGAAGTTCTGA
- the LOC112188366 gene encoding senescence-associated carboxylesterase 101 isoform X1 encodes MTINQFSSGLESANFVLTSDPVHQAWSAIEKQKQINPNAELSLFSEIQPENPTIIAFGTPPGSLQGQEGLVSLSKLKQDNFAHFEFLCNKTNPSFSLNQAAIKLFQSQYRELLQLKEKLVENSKSKTPSLVIITGQSVGGSVATLFTLWLLQGLNLSKAKRPLCVTFGSPLVGDKHLQECVLQFSTWKSCFLHIVSNQDPTPQLFISRNPGYYKPFGTFLLCSASGCACFEDPDIILEQLVKTNSQNQQCHYGKILGDLKCKALCSVLKSTEAERDSLQASLITQLQAIGILSQKQPSTEIQSLILRMKKHETKLLIQKKKISDSDKKLNEMKVYMAFLEWYKKDSKKHKIGYYDRYRNQGNISDVNVNEYKKKLMNYWEDSVAEVENKPQIEGAYFRVRWLWAGTNYRRMVEPLNIADYYRDGGKNYKSDGKRPKQFILLEDWLTKVVKPEATPSKSKKETVGSSLNEDSCFWAHVEEARSLCKLVKNGSVEEKERAVQELKNFEADVYGSLKNYALSPEIFLEKSSFMQWWKEYKGVVEQPYSSLLLEFMKDRNYEAYKEGKF; translated from the exons ATGACCATCAACCA ATTCAGCAGCGGTTTGGAATCGGCGAACTTTGTGTTGACCTCTGATCCAGTTCACCAGGCTTGGAGTGCAATCGAGAAACAAAAACAGATCAATCCAAATGCAGAGCTGTCTCTGTTCAGTGAAATCCAACCAGAAAATCCTACCATCATAGCTTTTGGAACTCCACCCGGCTCTCTTCAAGGACAAGAAGGCTTGGTTTCATTGTCAAAACTCAAACAAGACAACTTTGCTCACTTTGAGTTCTTGTGCAACAAAACCAACCCAAGTTTCTCCCTCAATCAAGCAGCAATCAAACTCTTTCAGTCACAATACCGTGAGCTACTTCAACTGAAAGAAAAG TTGGTAGAGAATAGCAAAAGCAAAACCCCTTCATTAGTAATCATCACTGGACAATCTGTTGGAGGTAGTGTGGCTACACTCTTCACTCTGTGGCTGCTACAAGGCCTCAACTTGTCAAAAGCCAAACGGCCCCTTTGCGTTACTTTTGGTTCTCCCCTTGTTGGAGATAAACACCTCCAAGAATGTGTGTTACAATTCTCAACATGGAAGTCTTGCTTCTTGCATATTGTCTCTAACCAAGATCCTACACCTCAACTTTTTATATCACGAAATCCGGGTTATTATAAGCCATTTGGGACATTCCTATTATGCTCAGCTTCCGGTTGTGCTTGCTTTGAGGACCCAGATATCATTTTGGAACAGTTGGTGAAAACAAACTCTCAAAATCAACAGTGCCATTATGGAAAAATTTTGGGAGATCTCAAGTGCAAGGCGTTGTGTAGTGTTCTCAAGTCTACTGAAGCAGAAAGAGATTCACTTCAAGCAAGCCTTATCACACAACTTCAAGCAATTGGAATTCTCTCGCAG AAACAGCCAAGTACAGAGATCCAGAGTCTGATTCTGAGGATGAAGAAACATGAAACGAAGTTACtaattcagaagaagaagatttcgGATTCGGACAAGAAGTTGAATGAAATGAAAGTTTACATGGCCTTTTTGGAGTGGTACAAGAAAGACTccaaaaaacacaaaatagGATACTATGACAGGTACAGAAACCAAGGGAACATAAGTGACGTCAATGTTAATGAGTATAAGAAAAAGCTGATGAACTACTGGGAGGATTCTGTCGCAGAAGTAGAGAACAAGCCTCAGATAGAAGGAGCTTATTTTCGGGTTCGTTGGCTTTGGGCAGGCACAAACTACAGAAGGATGGTTGAGCCACTTAACATTGCAGACTACTACAGGGATGGTGGAAAGAACTATAAATCTGATGGGAAAAGGCCTAAACAGTTCATTCTGTTGGAGGACTGGTTGACGAAGGTAGTCAAACCTGAAGCTACCCCAAGCAAATCAAAAAAAGAGACAGTGGGGTCTAGTTTGAATGAGGATTCTTGTTTCTGGGCACATGTTGAAGAAGCTCGCAGCTTATGCAAACTAGTGAAGAACGGATCAGTTGAAGAGAAAGAACGTGCAGTGCAAGAATTGAAAAACTTCGAGGCGGATGTGTATGGTTCCCTTAAGAACTATGCATTGTCTCCGGAGATTTTCTTGGAGAAGAGCAGTTTTATGCAGTGGTGGAAGGAGTACAAGGGAGTTGTTGAGCAGCCCTACTCCTCATTGCTGCTGGAATTCATGAAGGATCGCAATTACGAGGCGTATAAGGAAGGGAAGTTCTGA